acgggcacgcatctgcttgcgcctcactggacgcaaaaagccacattaaaaagacccattagaactgagttgagtaacgagaaaaccaaaagtaggttccaggaacaactgaggtcacacttaggtagttgtgaagacgaggctgacccagatgttgcttggaagggcatacaatcagctgtggaaacagcagtgacatctattagtgacttaaaccacagagttacaaggaaccagtggatttcttcaaggtctgtcacactgatggattctcgcaaactcgtcccatcaggttctgaacatgatgaagagcgtaaacaaatcagatctaggttaagaaaaagtctaaggaacgaccgtgagcagtggtgggtaacgaaagcaaaagagatggaaaaggcggcgactatagggaacacaagacagctttacagactaataaaagaaactggaattaataagtcaagtgtaagtgagattatttcggaaaaagatgatactctcatctgctcccagtccagacgtttagaacgatgggcggaacattttagagaacagttcagctggccttcagctactctacaactaccctccattcccagacaaagtgaatggaacattgaagtaggtcccccaacccttgctgaagttcaaaaggctatagttaatctgtctccggcggtaaggccctttgaagaacggagctaacacgtcaaaaacctcccacgaagaggccgtgcgcgaccggcctcaagcagttgtcccttgggcactgcggtcagctcttaggtcactgagaccgcctctaatccaacttccttttcaggtacctccagaacaacccttcctcggtgtgggcaaccgggaagtgataaccgccctcatacctctaacagcacccaagaccactgtattcataatcaacctccgtcttcaattcctattattcctcctacatcgactttcaactctaaacttcctctttcggcttcctcctcaagtgtcaccatagccaacgattctagtgttcaaaactctgtcccaggtctactgaaacctcgctccaaactacacattggaaccttcaacgtacgcaccctatgtcaaatcggtcagcaggcttccttggctaaaaccctagactctctttccattgatgtatgctgtgtctccgaaacacgcatacaggattccagtgtggtcattcacttgacctcaacTCGAGAAAACCGAGAGTGGACGAGATACATCCTCCATGTATCTGCCGACCTGATTTCTAGTCCTCGTGAACTGaaaggtgtaggcatagcactaggTACGAAggcagaacaagcactattagagtggatccccgtcaacagtcgtctatgtactgttcggctaaacggctccgtaagaactcagAAGGATACAGACACActtcgttgccttttcgtcgttcctgcctacgctcccactgactgcagctcgaataaagtgaaagatgaattttacagaaagctttctgaacttcttcagaaagctaaacgctcagacatagtactcgtaggggtgACTTTAATACCcaagtaggtagcttaaaccaagcaGAAAGACATtttggtggatattttagtattccggctcagtgaacagaaaatggtgatcgtctgctgcaactgtgctcagatgATCGTTTATTTTtggcaaacacaaattttaagcataaggagagacatcgtctaacatggagaccccatgcaccaaaccaacgatggactcaaatagaccacattgccatcagtcatcgttggagagggtcggtagaagattgtcgctcattctggagtacctgcttggactccgaccatgccctaatacgggcacgcatctgcttgcgcctcactggacgcaaaaaagccacattaaaaagacccattagaactgagttgagtaacgagaaaaccaaaagtaggttccaggaacaactgaggtcacacttaggtagttgtgaagacgaggctgacccagatgttgcttggaagggcatacaatcagctgtggaaacagcagtgacatctattagtgacttaaaccacagagttacaaggaaccagtggatttcttcaaggtctgtcacactgatggattctcgcaaactcgtcccatcaggttctgaacatgatgaagagcgtaaacaaatcagatctaggttaagaaaaagtctaaggaacgaccgtgagcagtggtgggtaacgaaagcaaaagagatggaaaaggcggcgactatagggaacacaagacagctttacagactaataaaagaaactggaattaataagtcaagtgtaagtgagattatttcggaaaaagatgatactctcatctgctcccagtccagacgtttagaacgatgggcggaacattttagagaacagttcagctggccttcagctactctacaactaccctccattcccagacaaagtgaatggaacattgaagtaggtcccccaacccttgctgaagttcaaaaggctatagttaatctgtctccggcggtaaggccctttgaagaacggagctaacacgtcaaaaacctcccacgaagaggccgtgcgcgaccggcctcaagcagttgtcccttgggcactgcggtcagctcttaggtcactgagaccgcctctaatccaacttccttttcaggtacctccagaacaacccttcctcggtgtgggcaaccgggaagtgataaccgccctcatacctctaacagcacccaagaccactgtattcataatcaacctccgtcttcaattcctattattcctcctacatcgactttcaactctaaacttcctctttcggcttcctcctcaagtgtcaccatagccaacgattctagtgttcaaaactctgtcccaggtctactgaaacctcgctccaaactacacattggaaccttcaacgtacgcacc
This genomic stretch from Schistosoma haematobium chromosome 5, whole genome shotgun sequence harbors:
- the ABCA3_15 gene encoding ATP-binding cassette sub- A member 3 (EggNog:ENOG410V4GH~COG:Q), with protein sequence MDSRKLVPSGSEHDEERKQIRSRLRKSLRNDREQWWVTKAKEMEKAATIGNTRQLYRLIKETGINKSSVSEIISEKDDTLICSQSRRLERWAEHFREQFSWPSATLQLPSIPRQSEWNIEVGPPTLAEVQKAIVNLSPAVRPFEERS